The Cucurbita pepo subsp. pepo cultivar mu-cu-16 chromosome LG08, ASM280686v2, whole genome shotgun sequence genome contains a region encoding:
- the LOC111799804 gene encoding uncharacterized protein LOC111799804 isoform X2, with protein MRCKKHQFDCSSSIGVCASCLRERLFLIIAAQAQAEKQSEIRAAVSGDNRAAEDRPLPPPPLVFLRSVSPYDHRLKSDEGLLSDLDREGNRRNRHQRFYSTPQIGPDYRTNNTANSTFVTTGSFDRKKRSKFSLWSKLFKSRSEKFEKKHKSPSHESHASDSASLSPSWFSTILNGRRIKQQSSLATVEESIAGAERRHHCQTNKRGMSPAIISESDEEECESHGRSPISQKFQQSPMTIPGSAKREKLGHKQNVSGFAFCLSPLVRASPNRNWNQKVMPPEVSFSGNLRVPGKPHLCANRSRKIADFGRVNHNR; from the exons ATGAGGTGCAAGAAGCACCAGTTTGACTGCAGCAGTAGCATCGGCGTCTGTGCTTCCTGTTTACGGGAGCGTCTTTTTTTGATTATCGCTGCTCAGGCACAAGCGGAGAAGCAATCGGAGATCCGTGCCGCCGTTTCCGGCGATAATCGTGCGGCGGAAGATAGACCTCTTCCGCCACCGCCGCTTGTTTTTCTTCGTTCTGTTTCTCCTTATGATCATCGTTTGAAATCGGATGAAGGTTTGTTGAGCGATCTCGATCGCGAAGGAAATCGCCGCAATCGCCATCAGCGATTTTACAGTACTCCGCAAATCGGACCTGATTACAGAACGAATAACACTGCGAACTCTACATTCGTTACTACAGGTTCGTTCGATCGGAAAAAGAGGAGTAAATTTTCGCTCTGGTCGAAGCTTTTTAAATCTAGATCCGAGAAATTCGAGAAGAAGCACAAAAGTCCTTCTCACGAATCGCACGCTTCTGATTCGGCTTCTTTATCGCCGTCGTGGTTCTCGACGATCTTGAACGGCCGTCGGATTAAGCAGCAATCGAGCCTTGCGACAGTTGAGGAATCGATCGCTGGTGCCGAACGGAGGCATCATTGTCAAACGAATAAACGCGGAATGTCGC CGGCGATAATATCGGAATCGGATGAAGAAGAGTGCGAAAGTCACGGTCGTTCTCCAATTTCTCAGAAGTTTCAACAATCTCCAATGACGATTCCTGGATCGGCTAAACGAGAGAAATTAGGGCACAAACAGAACGTTTCAGGATTCGCATTTTGTTTGAGCCCTCTGGTACGAGCAAGTCCCAACCGGAATTGGAATCAGAAGGTAATGCCGCCGGAAGTTTCTTTCTCCGGCAATCTTAGGGTTCCGGGGAAGCCTCATCTCTGTGCGAATCGGTCGAGGAAGATAGCGGACTTCGGAAGAGTCAATCACAACCGTTGA
- the LOC111799804 gene encoding uncharacterized protein LOC111799804 isoform X1: protein MRCKKHQFDCSSSIGVCASCLRERLFLIIAAQAQAEKQSEIRAAVSGDNRAAEDRPLPPPPLVFLRSVSPYDHRLKSDEGLLSDLDREGNRRNRHQRFYSTPQIGPDYRTNNTANSTFVTTGSFDRKKRSKFSLWSKLFKSRSEKFEKKHKSPSHESHASDSASLSPSWFSTILNGRRIKQQSSLATVEESIAGAERRHHCQTIQRGMSPAIISESDEEECESHGRSPISQKFQQSPMTIPGSAKREKLGHKQNVSGFAFCLSPLVRASPNRNWNQKVMPPEVSFSGNLRVPGKPHLCANRSRKIADFGRVNHNR from the exons ATGAGGTGCAAGAAGCACCAGTTTGACTGCAGCAGTAGCATCGGCGTCTGTGCTTCCTGTTTACGGGAGCGTCTTTTTTTGATTATCGCTGCTCAGGCACAAGCGGAGAAGCAATCGGAGATCCGTGCCGCCGTTTCCGGCGATAATCGTGCGGCGGAAGATAGACCTCTTCCGCCACCGCCGCTTGTTTTTCTTCGTTCTGTTTCTCCTTATGATCATCGTTTGAAATCGGATGAAGGTTTGTTGAGCGATCTCGATCGCGAAGGAAATCGCCGCAATCGCCATCAGCGATTTTACAGTACTCCGCAAATCGGACCTGATTACAGAACGAATAACACTGCGAACTCTACATTCGTTACTACAGGTTCGTTCGATCGGAAAAAGAGGAGTAAATTTTCGCTCTGGTCGAAGCTTTTTAAATCTAGATCCGAGAAATTCGAGAAGAAGCACAAAAGTCCTTCTCACGAATCGCACGCTTCTGATTCGGCTTCTTTATCGCCGTCGTGGTTCTCGACGATCTTGAACGGCCGTCGGATTAAGCAGCAATCGAGCCTTGCGACAGTTGAGGAATCGATCGCTGGTGCCGAACGGAGGCATCATTGTCAAACGATTCAACGCGGAAT GTCACCGGCGATAATATCGGAATCGGATGAAGAAGAGTGCGAAAGTCACGGTCGTTCTCCAATTTCTCAGAAGTTTCAACAATCTCCAATGACGATTCCTGGATCGGCTAAACGAGAGAAATTAGGGCACAAACAGAACGTTTCAGGATTCGCATTTTGTTTGAGCCCTCTGGTACGAGCAAGTCCCAACCGGAATTGGAATCAGAAGGTAATGCCGCCGGAAGTTTCTTTCTCCGGCAATCTTAGGGTTCCGGGGAAGCCTCATCTCTGTGCGAATCGGTCGAGGAAGATAGCGGACTTCGGAAGAGTCAATCACAACCGTTGA